A stretch of the Oenococcus sp. UCMA 16435 genome encodes the following:
- the atpD gene encoding F0F1 ATP synthase subunit beta has product MAQGTVLQVIGPIVDVQFPDNAKLPDINNALKVQQADGSELTIEVSIDLGDSVVRTIAMDSTDGLTRGMKVFDTGAPIEVPVGEATLGRVFNVLGEPVDGGDPIPTSVARHPIHRSAPKYDELATSAEVLETGIKVIDLLEPYLRGGKTGLFGGAGVGKTVLIQELIHNIAQGHNGISVFTGVGERTREGNDMYYEMKASGVLKNTAMVYGQMNEPPGARMRVGLTGLTMAEDFRDQEGKDVLLFIDNIFRFTQAGSEVSALLGRIPSAVGYQPTLATEMGQLQERITSTKKGSVTSIQAVYVPADDYTDPAPATTFAHLDATTNLERALTQQGIYPAVDPLESTSSALTPDIVGEDHYEVATQVQHFLQRYKELQDIISILGMDELSDEEKTIVNRARRIQFFLSQPFSVAEQFTGVPGQYVPVEDTVRGFKEILDGKHDDLPEEAFRNVGTIEQAVEKAEKLKS; this is encoded by the coding sequence TTGGCGCAGGGCACTGTCCTTCAGGTCATTGGACCAATTGTCGATGTCCAATTTCCTGATAATGCGAAATTGCCCGATATTAATAATGCGTTAAAGGTTCAGCAAGCTGATGGTTCTGAATTAACTATCGAAGTTTCAATTGATCTTGGCGATAGTGTTGTTCGGACAATTGCAATGGATTCAACAGATGGTTTGACTCGTGGTATGAAGGTTTTTGATACTGGTGCCCCTATTGAAGTACCAGTCGGAGAAGCTACTTTAGGGCGTGTCTTCAATGTTCTTGGCGAACCCGTCGATGGAGGAGATCCCATTCCGACCAGCGTTGCCCGACATCCAATTCACCGTTCGGCACCAAAGTATGACGAATTGGCGACTTCGGCCGAAGTACTGGAAACAGGTATTAAAGTTATTGATTTACTTGAACCTTATTTACGTGGTGGAAAAACTGGATTATTTGGTGGCGCTGGTGTTGGTAAAACTGTTTTGATTCAGGAACTAATTCATAACATCGCTCAGGGTCATAATGGAATCTCTGTCTTTACCGGAGTTGGCGAACGGACCCGTGAAGGCAATGATATGTATTACGAGATGAAGGCAAGTGGTGTTCTTAAAAATACTGCTATGGTCTATGGACAAATGAATGAGCCGCCTGGAGCACGTATGCGTGTTGGATTAACAGGACTAACGATGGCTGAAGATTTTCGTGACCAAGAAGGCAAAGATGTTCTTTTATTTATTGATAACATCTTTAGATTTACGCAAGCCGGTTCGGAAGTTTCTGCTTTACTCGGCCGTATTCCATCTGCCGTTGGTTATCAACCAACATTGGCTACTGAAATGGGCCAATTGCAGGAACGGATTACTTCAACCAAGAAAGGATCAGTTACTTCGATTCAGGCGGTTTATGTTCCAGCCGATGATTATACTGATCCAGCCCCTGCAACGACTTTCGCTCATTTGGATGCAACGACTAATTTGGAACGTGCTCTAACACAACAGGGCATTTATCCTGCTGTTGATCCGTTGGAATCTACTTCCAGTGCTTTGACACCTGATATCGTTGGTGAAGATCATTATGAAGTTGCCACACAGGTTCAACACTTTTTGCAGCGTTATAAGGAATTACAAGATATCATTTCGATTTTAGGAATGGATGAATTGTCCGATGAAGAAAAGACAATTGTTAATCGTGCTCGTCGTATCCAATTCTTCTTGAGCCAGCCTTTTTCTGTTGCGGAACAGTTTACTGGTGTTCCTGGACAGTATGTTCCGGTTGAAGATACTGTTCGTGGCTTTAAGGAGATTCTCGATGGTAAGCATGATGATCTCCCTGAAGAAGCGTTTAGAAATGTTGGTACGATAGAACAGGCAGTTGAAAAAGCTGAAAAGCTGAAAAGCTAG
- the polA gene encoding DNA polymerase I, whose product MPRGGHFCLCLKTTVKIKAMTKTLLLIDGNSLAFRAFYAMYNQLDRMVAHTGLHTNALVAFNNFFDQVVEKMNPDYALVAWDAGKGATTFRAKIFDDYKGDRQATPPELSEQFPYLRKMVDLHGIHSYELPGFEADDIIGTYSKIAGQAGFKTTIITGDRDLTQLVTDDVSVNVTKRGVTELDRYTPKFLAEKWGGITPSQVIEMKSLTGDNSDHYPGVTKVGEKTAIKLLNEFGSLDGIYRHIDSMKTSKLKENLLNDKESAYRAHKLATIRTDAPVELKMEELVNQPINFKELIPFYEELDFKVQLAKIHSMQKSGMIGQNQEEEKSVRVTELKAANLDHLLEIKNYLTVYFQTDSDNYHIAKISAFVVGNEDDGYFASRDLELLNSSVLRELFKSDLPKYVFNAKELTVLLNRMGLQINNLDFDFLLISYLLDTTDNDNQLATLANRFNVFLESDAEVYGSGVKFKIPENDETLFSHMANKASTISKLYDPSMKKLSDHKQVELYRQIELPLSKVLASMEINGIKLDQSELKELGQEFNQRIFELEKQIYEEAGQEFNINSPKQLADLLFAHMKIPPIKKTKTGYSTAASVLEELAEKYPFVGLILQYRQLAKLNSTYVKGLLEVVNPEDSKIHTRYLQTLTQTGRLSSVDPNMQNIPDRDEEGKRIRKAFVPSHQGWEIFGADYSQIELRVLAHVTGDENLKNAFESGEDIHAATARSIFGLSADQKITFDQRRRAKAVNFGIVYGISDFGLAQRLGISRIEGKEIIQTYFHEFPKVKTWIDSIIALAHKQGYVETISQRRRYLPDIHSKNFNLRSFAERTATNTPIQGSAADIIKIAMIKMQRALDDNHLKTKMLLQVHDELIFEAPNQEIDTLEELVPKVMDSAVKLDVPLRVEAHHGVNWYDEK is encoded by the coding sequence ATGCCCAGAGGTGGGCATTTTTGTTTGTGCTTGAAAACGACTGTTAAAATAAAAGCAATGACAAAAACACTTTTATTAATTGATGGTAATTCTTTGGCTTTTAGAGCTTTTTATGCTATGTACAATCAGCTTGACAGGATGGTCGCTCATACTGGACTGCATACCAATGCTTTGGTTGCTTTTAACAATTTTTTTGATCAGGTTGTTGAAAAAATGAATCCTGATTACGCTCTGGTTGCTTGGGATGCTGGAAAAGGAGCGACAACTTTTCGCGCTAAAATTTTTGATGATTACAAAGGTGATCGGCAGGCTACACCGCCGGAATTATCAGAACAATTCCCTTATTTAAGGAAAATGGTTGATTTGCACGGAATTCATTCTTATGAACTACCCGGCTTTGAGGCCGATGATATTATTGGTACCTATTCAAAGATTGCTGGACAGGCGGGCTTTAAAACAACAATTATCACCGGAGATCGGGATTTAACTCAATTAGTAACCGACGATGTTTCTGTGAATGTTACTAAAAGAGGCGTTACCGAATTGGATAGATACACGCCAAAATTTTTGGCGGAAAAATGGGGTGGAATTACTCCGAGCCAGGTTATTGAAATGAAGTCGCTAACAGGTGATAATTCCGATCATTATCCTGGCGTCACGAAAGTCGGTGAAAAAACGGCGATTAAATTATTAAATGAATTTGGAAGTCTTGATGGAATTTATCGGCATATCGATTCAATGAAGACTTCAAAATTAAAGGAAAATCTCCTAAATGATAAAGAATCGGCTTATCGTGCACATAAATTAGCTACTATTCGGACAGATGCACCGGTTGAATTGAAAATGGAGGAATTAGTTAATCAGCCAATTAATTTCAAAGAATTAATTCCGTTTTATGAGGAATTGGATTTTAAGGTCCAATTAGCCAAAATTCATTCAATGCAGAAATCTGGCATGATTGGACAAAATCAGGAAGAAGAGAAAAGTGTTCGGGTCACGGAATTAAAGGCAGCCAATCTTGATCATTTATTAGAAATTAAAAATTATTTAACCGTTTATTTCCAAACTGATTCTGACAATTATCACATCGCCAAAATTTCAGCTTTTGTAGTTGGAAATGAGGATGATGGTTACTTTGCAAGCAGGGATCTTGAGCTTTTGAATTCGTCAGTATTAAGAGAATTGTTTAAAAGCGATTTGCCGAAATATGTTTTTAATGCTAAAGAGTTAACTGTTTTGCTTAATCGTATGGGACTGCAAATTAATAACTTAGATTTTGATTTTTTGCTAATCTCTTATTTACTAGATACAACGGATAACGATAATCAATTAGCTACTTTGGCAAATCGATTCAATGTTTTTCTTGAGTCGGATGCTGAAGTTTATGGAAGTGGGGTTAAGTTTAAAATCCCGGAAAATGATGAAACTTTATTTTCTCACATGGCAAATAAGGCTTCAACAATTAGCAAATTATATGATCCATCTATGAAAAAACTTTCCGATCATAAGCAGGTTGAATTATATCGTCAAATAGAACTGCCGTTGTCAAAAGTTTTGGCTTCGATGGAAATCAATGGAATTAAGCTCGATCAATCAGAGCTAAAAGAACTTGGTCAGGAATTCAATCAACGTATTTTTGAATTAGAGAAACAAATATATGAGGAGGCTGGTCAGGAATTCAATATTAATTCACCGAAGCAATTGGCCGACCTTCTCTTCGCCCATATGAAAATACCGCCGATCAAGAAAACTAAAACTGGCTATTCGACGGCTGCTAGTGTGCTTGAAGAATTAGCTGAAAAATATCCTTTTGTTGGTTTGATTTTGCAGTATCGACAATTAGCAAAACTTAATTCAACGTATGTGAAAGGCTTGTTGGAAGTTGTAAATCCCGAAGATAGCAAGATACATACCCGCTATTTGCAAACGCTAACACAAACTGGGCGACTTTCTTCGGTTGACCCGAATATGCAGAATATTCCGGATCGCGATGAAGAAGGCAAACGAATCCGAAAGGCTTTTGTTCCAAGTCATCAAGGATGGGAAATTTTCGGTGCTGATTATTCTCAGATTGAATTGCGTGTTTTGGCTCACGTCACTGGGGATGAAAACTTAAAAAACGCTTTTGAATCAGGAGAGGATATTCATGCAGCCACGGCTCGTTCGATTTTTGGTCTTAGTGCTGATCAAAAAATTACTTTCGATCAGCGCCGCCGCGCCAAGGCTGTTAATTTTGGGATTGTTTATGGAATTTCCGATTTTGGTTTAGCTCAACGTCTGGGGATTTCAAGAATTGAAGGGAAAGAGATTATTCAGACTTATTTTCATGAATTTCCAAAGGTTAAAACATGGATTGACTCGATTATCGCTTTAGCTCATAAGCAGGGGTACGTTGAAACAATTTCCCAGCGTCGTCGTTATTTGCCCGATATTCATAGCAAAAATTTTAATTTAAGATCTTTTGCAGAAAGGACCGCTACTAATACACCAATCCAAGGTTCAGCGGCTGATATCATCAAAATTGCCATGATTAAAATGCAGCGAGCGCTGGACGACAACCACTTGAAAACGAAGATGCTTTTGCAGGTTCATGATGAATTGATTTTCGAGGCTCCGAATCAGGAAATCGATACTCTGGAAGAACTTGTTCCAAAAGTAATGGATTCAGCCGTTAAACTAGATGTTCCTTTGCGTGTTGAAGCGCATCATGGAGTTAATTGGTATGACGAAAAATAA
- a CDS encoding D-alanine--D-alanine ligase has protein sequence MAEKIRVGLFFGGNSSEHDVSKRSAKNYYDALDPEKYQIFPVLISKKGVMINSETSKRVLLGGSEDELLATLPEQNSGIFGPIDSIRNLKLDVLFPSVHGNLGEDGTLAGLFRLVNIPYVGSGLRAHAISFDKVITKELMTVNGIRNTKYIVIFQNDKNKPDWDDVNKKLGKVVFVKAANQGSSVGVSRVSSAEEYKNALNDSFQYDEKLLVEKAVESPTELEIGLLGNDNVVTSPIGAHWAPGQDHGNGWFDYKNKFVDNSKMKYQIPAKISPAKSKELKEMAVKAYKVLGIKGFARIDFLMSKDEEIFLSEPNTLPGNTNMSLFPILFESIGMNRSQQAEKLIQLAFEEFKREQNISYSFKELGSEKLGQFDIKK, from the coding sequence ATGGCAGAAAAAATACGTGTCGGTCTTTTTTTCGGTGGGAATTCATCTGAGCATGATGTTAGTAAGCGTTCGGCTAAAAATTATTATGACGCACTGGATCCGGAAAAATATCAGATTTTCCCTGTATTAATTTCTAAAAAAGGAGTCATGATTAACAGTGAGACTTCAAAGCGGGTTCTCCTTGGCGGCAGTGAAGACGAGCTTTTAGCAACTCTTCCAGAACAAAATTCCGGTATTTTTGGACCAATCGATTCAATTAGAAATTTAAAATTGGACGTTTTGTTTCCCTCGGTTCATGGAAATCTTGGCGAAGATGGAACTTTAGCAGGGCTGTTTCGCTTGGTGAACATTCCTTATGTTGGATCGGGACTTAGAGCCCATGCAATCAGTTTTGACAAAGTTATCACTAAAGAGTTGATGACTGTTAATGGTATTCGAAATACGAAATATATTGTTATTTTTCAAAATGATAAAAACAAGCCTGACTGGGATGATGTGAATAAAAAACTTGGTAAGGTCGTCTTTGTTAAGGCTGCTAATCAGGGTTCTTCGGTTGGTGTTTCTCGAGTCTCCAGTGCCGAAGAATATAAAAATGCTTTGAACGATTCTTTTCAATACGATGAAAAATTATTAGTTGAAAAAGCTGTTGAGAGCCCAACTGAGTTGGAAATTGGTTTGCTCGGGAACGATAATGTTGTTACCAGTCCAATTGGTGCACATTGGGCCCCCGGTCAAGATCACGGTAATGGATGGTTTGACTATAAGAACAAATTTGTTGATAATTCAAAAATGAAGTATCAGATTCCGGCCAAAATCTCCCCGGCCAAAAGTAAGGAACTTAAAGAGATGGCTGTGAAGGCCTATAAAGTGCTTGGAATTAAAGGATTTGCCCGGATTGATTTCTTGATGAGCAAGGACGAAGAAATTTTCTTAAGCGAGCCTAATACGCTGCCAGGAAATACAAATATGAGTCTCTTTCCGATTCTGTTTGAATCGATTGGAATGAACCGGAGCCAGCAAGCGGAAAAACTAATTCAATTAGCTTTTGAGGAGTTTAAACGCGAACAAAATATTAGTTATTCCTTTAAAGAACTTGGTTCGGAAAAACTTGGGCAATTTGATATTAAAAAATGA
- a CDS encoding FtsW/RodA/SpoVE family cell cycle protein has translation MQNLNLKNRGTTFHWRDDSRIDWRIIFVVIALMGIGFVALFLALKADSSGSIIKSMFVQCLWWAFGWSIAIFLMHLDSQQLFRFAPVAYALGIFLLIFVLFAYSRSLEATTNAKSWLAIGSLTFQPSEVMKPALILMLARVVYSHNQNYSIHTVRSDFLLIAKMSAMTIPVIVLMLLQHDFGSTLVFIAIFGGIFIVSGILNRILIPIVGAFGTIAALAIFAVTTTPGRNFLTQLGFESYQFARIDDWLDPSGNDTNSSGYQLYQSIKAIGSGRIFGNGLNNITVYVPVRESDMIFSVIGEGLGFVGGFVLIALYFFLIYSMIRRVFDTKNSFYAYVVSGVVLMILFHVFENIGMSIGLVPLTGIPLPFISQGGSALIANMIGIGLTLSMQYHNFTSEFAKKETNFK, from the coding sequence ATGCAGAATTTAAATTTAAAAAACAGAGGAACAACTTTTCATTGGCGAGATGATTCACGAATTGATTGGCGAATCATTTTTGTTGTGATTGCTTTAATGGGAATTGGTTTTGTTGCCTTATTTTTGGCGCTAAAAGCTGATTCGAGCGGTTCAATAATTAAATCTATGTTTGTCCAATGCTTGTGGTGGGCATTCGGATGGAGTATTGCCATCTTTTTGATGCATCTTGATTCACAGCAACTTTTTAGATTTGCTCCAGTTGCTTATGCTTTGGGGATTTTTCTACTAATTTTTGTTTTGTTTGCTTATAGCAGATCTCTTGAAGCAACGACTAATGCGAAATCTTGGCTGGCAATAGGCAGCTTGACTTTCCAGCCTTCGGAAGTCATGAAACCGGCTTTAATTCTAATGCTGGCAAGAGTTGTTTATTCTCATAATCAAAATTATTCTATTCATACAGTTCGTTCGGATTTCTTACTGATTGCAAAAATGTCTGCAATGACAATACCTGTTATTGTTTTGATGCTCTTGCAACATGACTTTGGTTCGACTTTGGTCTTTATCGCTATTTTTGGAGGCATTTTTATTGTTTCTGGCATTTTGAATCGTATTTTAATACCTATAGTTGGAGCATTTGGAACGATTGCCGCATTGGCTATTTTTGCCGTTACGACGACTCCCGGAAGAAATTTTCTAACTCAACTAGGATTTGAGTCATATCAATTTGCACGAATTGATGATTGGCTCGATCCAAGTGGCAATGATACAAATTCATCTGGATATCAACTTTATCAATCAATCAAGGCGATTGGTTCTGGTCGTATTTTTGGAAATGGTTTAAATAATATTACGGTTTATGTCCCGGTTCGCGAGTCTGATATGATCTTTTCCGTCATTGGTGAGGGCCTGGGTTTTGTCGGTGGTTTTGTTCTGATCGCTCTTTACTTTTTCTTGATTTATAGCATGATACGGCGAGTTTTTGATACGAAAAATTCTTTTTATGCTTATGTTGTTTCCGGGGTTGTCTTAATGATTTTGTTCCATGTTTTTGAAAATATCGGAATGAGCATTGGCTTAGTACCATTAACTGGAATTCCTTTACCCTTTATTAGTCAGGGAGGTTCTGCCTTAATAGCGAATATGATTGGAATTGGCTTAACTTTAAGTATGCAATATCATAATTTCACAAGTGAATTCGCCAAGAAAGAGACTAATTTCAAATGA
- a CDS encoding DUF2969 domain-containing protein has protein sequence MSNHEKNYQVELVEDGAIINVQIAGKTIGNVTLENNLYLAKNSWDSFLGDFKKQDQAVMAVISNFNLRQA, from the coding sequence ATGTCTAATCATGAAAAAAATTATCAAGTAGAATTGGTTGAAGACGGAGCGATTATTAATGTTCAAATTGCTGGTAAGACAATCGGCAATGTAACTTTGGAAAACAATTTGTATTTGGCTAAAAATTCTTGGGATAGTTTTCTTGGTGATTTTAAGAAACAGGATCAGGCTGTAATGGCTGTAATTTCCAATTTTAATTTACGACAAGCTTAA
- a CDS encoding DUF2785 domain-containing protein, with product MIDDQITLVKNTVVQARDKLSNGQIYQSLNGQLENLVSRLSQRSKTIVKPVDDGDTALALMQKTAEKFIQVKKVLLTDDQLFEVLRQLASTNPAYRDRGAFYFLTDLISNKALSSEQMRWIANYLVADDRLFGHILEPLNDGVFQRSFSLLVLGQLLSADGQIHFIDTQLRNRIINQVIAYSLLEHDGRGFVGEKGWAHAFTNIGNVWDLLCTNPSVKRSDKILLLASLLVGYHNCPVPFVAGEDSRIVAYLANITNLNEIYEDYFLRVLKFWHQGLTAQMTVATEAGWNKIYNRNRLLQVLLLQKDSFPSSIIDYIQSTRDYLN from the coding sequence ATGATCGATGATCAGATAACTTTAGTTAAAAACACAGTTGTTCAAGCGAGAGATAAACTATCGAATGGACAAATTTATCAGTCTCTGAATGGTCAATTGGAGAATTTGGTTAGCCGTTTATCTCAAAGGTCTAAAACGATTGTGAAACCTGTTGATGATGGCGATACTGCCTTGGCTTTGATGCAGAAGACGGCCGAAAAATTCATTCAAGTGAAGAAAGTTTTATTGACAGATGATCAGCTTTTTGAAGTATTGAGACAACTAGCTTCCACTAATCCGGCTTATCGTGATCGAGGAGCCTTTTATTTTTTGACGGATTTAATTTCTAATAAAGCCCTGAGTTCTGAACAAATGCGTTGGATAGCTAACTATTTGGTTGCTGACGACAGACTTTTTGGTCATATTTTAGAACCTTTGAATGACGGCGTTTTTCAAAGGTCGTTCTCGCTTTTGGTTTTGGGACAGTTATTAAGTGCTGATGGCCAAATTCATTTTATTGATACTCAATTGAGAAATCGAATTATCAACCAAGTTATCGCTTATTCGCTTCTTGAACACGATGGTCGCGGTTTTGTTGGCGAAAAAGGGTGGGCACACGCTTTTACCAATATTGGGAATGTCTGGGATCTCTTATGCACTAATCCGTCAGTTAAACGTTCTGACAAAATTTTGTTATTGGCTTCATTACTGGTTGGCTATCACAATTGCCCGGTTCCTTTTGTTGCTGGAGAAGATTCTAGAATTGTTGCTTATTTGGCCAATATTACTAACTTAAACGAAATTTATGAAGACTACTTTTTGCGTGTACTTAAGTTTTGGCATCAGGGTCTAACTGCTCAAATGACTGTTGCTACTGAAGCCGGCTGGAACAAAATTTATAACCGCAATCGGCTTTTGCAAGTTTTGCTTTTGCAAAAAGATAGCTTTCCCAGCTCGATTATTGATTATATTCAAAGTACTAGAGATTATTTAAACTGA
- a CDS encoding NUDIX domain-containing protein, translating into MTKNKFDNRADKLGESWDLLNKKGQKIGLKHRGEPFRPGEWHLLVNATIFNYQHEILMQQRSFNKIGRPGEWDLETGGSVLSGEDSLTAIKREVKEEVGLELNFSEENFVETFRHWPVFDNWYVVKYDLSISDIKIQKSELEQAKFMPFSEAVNYLSPDYLPYLLKADKKLFGGKNA; encoded by the coding sequence ATGACGAAAAATAAATTTGATAATCGTGCCGACAAGCTTGGGGAAAGTTGGGATTTGTTAAACAAAAAAGGCCAAAAAATCGGGCTGAAGCATCGCGGCGAACCTTTTAGGCCCGGCGAATGGCATTTACTTGTTAATGCGACTATTTTTAATTATCAACATGAGATTTTAATGCAGCAACGTTCCTTTAATAAAATTGGGCGACCCGGCGAATGGGATCTTGAGACCGGCGGTTCTGTTTTGTCCGGTGAAGATTCTCTAACGGCGATCAAGCGAGAAGTTAAAGAAGAAGTCGGCCTTGAACTTAATTTTTCTGAAGAAAATTTTGTTGAAACTTTTCGTCATTGGCCGGTTTTTGACAATTGGTATGTTGTCAAATACGATTTATCGATTAGTGATATTAAGATTCAAAAGTCTGAACTCGAACAAGCAAAATTTATGCCTTTTAGTGAAGCAGTTAATTATTTATCACCTGATTATCTGCCTTATCTTTTGAAAGCTGATAAAAAATTATTTGGAGGGAAAAATGCCTGA
- a CDS encoding DUF1146 domain-containing protein, with the protein MQSLFQFIFTLICIYMAFWSLQNIEFEKFVLKDARHQVRLLRAFLAIIIGYFVANFFLTMGNLIITFSQSFQR; encoded by the coding sequence ATGCAAAGTTTATTTCAATTTATTTTTACACTTATTTGTATATATATGGCTTTTTGGAGTTTACAAAATATTGAATTTGAAAAGTTTGTTTTAAAGGATGCTAGGCATCAGGTTAGATTGCTACGTGCTTTTTTAGCGATCATTATTGGCTATTTTGTTGCCAATTTCTTTTTGACTATGGGAAATTTAATCATCACTTTTAGCCAAAGTTTTCAACGTTAG
- a CDS encoding rod shape-determining protein — translation MAKDIGIDLGTANVLIYVEGQGIALNEPSVVAIDAKTDKVLAIGSDAYKWIDRGNQDIRVVRPLKDGVISDFDATEAMLTTFVNQLRVKGWMSRPNIMICAPTNITEIERKAIIQAAQSAGGANVYLEYEPKVAAVGAGLDIFDFVGSMVIDIGGGTSDIAVLSGGDIVASRSLRMAGDQLTQDIIRYLRLQFGILIGMPMAERIKQDVGSSLQVTNPIEMTIRGQDLNDANSVKGLPKQVTIDSNDIEEAMHATLNTIVRSAKEILGEIQPGLAGDIIDRGIMLTGGGALLGSKVKGGGIDTLLQQELHVPVNISDSPLDNVAKGAGTLLEYAKRERHNSHQILGIGNPSYKKKLDQETQIESNNIHINKVEN, via the coding sequence ATGGCTAAAGATATTGGAATTGATTTAGGAACAGCGAATGTCTTGATCTATGTTGAAGGTCAAGGAATCGCTTTAAACGAACCATCGGTAGTTGCAATTGATGCTAAAACTGATAAAGTTTTGGCGATTGGCTCTGATGCTTATAAATGGATTGATCGTGGAAATCAAGATATTCGTGTTGTCCGTCCGCTAAAAGATGGTGTTATTTCTGATTTTGATGCGACCGAAGCAATGCTGACGACTTTTGTTAATCAGCTGCGAGTCAAAGGATGGATGAGCCGCCCTAACATTATGATTTGTGCTCCAACTAATATTACAGAAATCGAAAGAAAAGCTATTATTCAGGCTGCTCAATCTGCCGGCGGTGCTAACGTTTATCTTGAATATGAACCAAAAGTAGCGGCTGTCGGTGCTGGTTTAGATATCTTTGATTTTGTCGGCAGTATGGTAATCGATATTGGTGGTGGTACGTCTGATATTGCTGTTCTATCTGGTGGAGATATCGTTGCTAGCCGATCTTTGCGGATGGCCGGAGACCAATTGACTCAGGATATTATTCGTTATTTACGTCTTCAGTTTGGTATATTGATTGGGATGCCGATGGCTGAGAGAATTAAACAGGACGTTGGTTCTTCTTTACAAGTTACCAACCCAATCGAGATGACAATTCGCGGCCAAGATTTAAATGATGCTAATTCAGTTAAAGGACTGCCAAAACAAGTTACGATTGATTCTAATGATATTGAAGAAGCAATGCACGCTACTTTAAATACAATCGTTCGTTCCGCTAAAGAGATTCTTGGTGAGATTCAGCCTGGCCTTGCTGGCGATATCATCGATCGTGGGATTATGCTTACAGGCGGAGGCGCTTTGCTTGGTTCAAAAGTTAAGGGCGGTGGCATTGATACGCTATTGCAACAAGAGTTACATGTACCGGTAAATATTTCTGATTCTCCGCTTGATAATGTTGCTAAGGGCGCTGGAACCTTATTGGAGTATGCAAAGCGTGAACGCCATAATTCGCATCAAATCTTAGGGATTGGAAACCCATCCTACAAGAAAAAGCTTGATCAAGAAACTCAAATTGAATCAAATAATATTCATATCAACAAAGTAGAGAATTAA
- a CDS encoding F0F1 ATP synthase subunit epsilon, which yields MAEDGSTTKNKLTISIVTPDGTVYNQSDVNLTVLDTSIGQLGIMANHVPIVVALKISQMRIHRGENEDLYTVNGGFAEFSNNVLTVVADSAENAKDIDVNRAQAAEQRAKARAQNAKTADERARARVALARAINRINTSKVR from the coding sequence ATGGCAGAAGACGGTTCAACAACTAAAAATAAATTAACAATCAGCATCGTTACCCCGGATGGTACCGTTTATAATCAGTCGGATGTTAATTTGACCGTTTTGGATACTTCTATTGGGCAACTGGGTATAATGGCAAACCATGTACCGATTGTTGTTGCTCTTAAGATCTCGCAAATGCGCATTCATCGTGGTGAAAATGAAGATTTGTACACGGTAAATGGTGGTTTCGCTGAATTTAGTAATAATGTATTAACCGTTGTTGCAGATTCGGCTGAAAATGCTAAGGATATCGATGTTAACCGCGCTCAAGCTGCTGAGCAACGGGCTAAGGCCCGTGCCCAAAATGCGAAGACTGCTGACGAGAGAGCTCGTGCTCGAGTGGCTTTGGCTCGAGCAATTAATCGAATCAATACTTCAAAAGTTCGGTAA